The segment GATGGTGGTCTTCCCCGCCCCGGAGTCTCCGGCAATCCCTAACATGAAAGGCCTATGGGGCATCTTCCTCCTCCTTTCCCTCCTCCCTAAAAACCGAGCTGGCGTAGATGTCGTCGGCGGTGATGGTCATGAGTTCCTCTGGGGTCACCGGCCCCGCCTTCTGGTAAAGCCGGTAAGCCTGCCTGAGCTTGAAGCGGTCCAGGGCGTTGCGCACACTCCGGGCGTAGGCGAAGTTGGGAAGGCGCATGCGGCGTTCCAGGTACTCCAAGAAGGCCTTTTCCGCCTCCTCGGCGAAGCGGTAGCCCTGCTTCTCCAGCATGAGCTTACCGATCTGGAAGAGCTCCTCGGCGCCATAGGGGGGAAACTCAATGTGGTGGGCGATGCGGGAGCGCATCCCCGGATTTAAAGCAAAGAACTCCTCCATGCGGTCCTTGTAGCCTGCCAGGATCACCACCAAATCCTCCCGCTGGTTCTCCATCACCTGGAGGAGGATCTCTATGGTTTCCTGGCCGTAGTCCCGCTCGTTTTCCGCCCGGTAGAGGCTATAGGCCTCGTCAATAAAAAGAACGCCCCCCATGGCCCGCTTCAGGACCTCCTTGGTCTTAGGGGCGGTGTGGCCGATGTACTGGCCCACCAGGTCATCGCGGCTCGCCACCACCAGGTGGTCGCGGCGGATGTAGCCCAGCTTGTGCAGGATGGTAGCCATTCTCAAGGCCACCGTGGTCTTGCCCGTGCCCGGAGGGCCCACAAAGGCCATGTGCAGGGTGGGGCGATCGGCGGTAAGCCCCAGCTCCCGGCGGAGCTTGTCCACGGAGAGGTAGGCAGCGATCTCCCGGATCCGCTGCTTGACAGGCCGAAGGCCCACCAGCTCCCGATCCAGCGTTTCCAGAACTGCTTCAATCTCGGGGTTTTTCACCACCGCCAGGTTGCGGCCTTGGGTTTCCTGCATAACCCTCCTTGATTTAGCTAAGGGGCCCCGGGCACGGCCGGGACCCCCAGACCCTTGGGACTACTCCTGGTAACGCTCGCCTTCCGGCCTCATGGTGGCGTAGGCCTCGAGGGTGTACTTGAGCCTGCGCCCATCGCTCCAAAGTTGCCGGTGCAGACGGAAGCCAGGCTCCTTCTTGGGCCGGTGGGCGATGAAGGAGACCCTCTGCGCCTGCCACATGGGGGAGGGGTCGTAGCCATTGATTTTGATGTAGTGGTTGGGAAAGGCCTCGCGGCACTTCTGGAACTCGTACATGGCTGCCGCCGCATCCTCCAGGTCAAACATGGGCAGGCCCCACATGTTCCAGTAGACGTTGTAGGGGCTCGGGTCGTCGGTGTACTCGATGGCAACCGCCCAACCGTTTCGGATGATGTACTCGATCTGGGCCCGGATCTCCTCGTCCGTCAGGTCCGGCAGGTAGGAGAAGGTACCTTGGGTAATCCGCATCGTCACACGCTCCTTTCCTCGTTAGTTGCTGGGGGTGGGCAGGACATCCGGGGTGTCGGTGGAGGCGAAGTCAAAGGTCACGCTGCCCCAGGTGTCCAAGGCCGCCGCCAGGGCCGGGGAGTGCTGGGCCGCCTTCTTGAGGATCTCGGGGCCTTCCGCCAGGATGTCCCTGCCCTCGTTGCGGGCTTTCACCATGGCCTCGAGGGCCACTCGGTTGGCGGTGGCCCCCGCCTGGATGCCCATGGGGTGGCCGATGGTGCCGCCCCCAAACTGCAGGACCACGTCGTCCCCGAAGAGGGAAAGCAGGAGGTGCATCTGGCCCGCGTGGATGCCGCCCGAGGCCACGGGCATCACCGCGGGCAGATAGCCCCAGTCCTGGTCAAAGTAGATGCCCTTCACGGGGTCGGCCTTCACGTACTGTTCCCTGAGGATGTCGTAGTACCCCCGCACCAGGTTGGGGTCCCCCTCTAGCTTCCCCACGGCGGTACCGGCGTGGATGTGGTCCACCCCCAGCATCCGCATCCACTTGGCCAGGACCCGGAAGTTGATGCCGTGGTTTTTCTGGCGGGTGAAGGTGGCGTGGCTGGCCCGGTGGAGGTGGAGGATCATGCCGTTTCTATGGCACCAGTTGGACACGGACTGCAAAGCGGTGTAGCCCATGGTGAGGTCCACCATGACGATGATGGAGCCAATCTCCTTGGCAAACTCCAGCCTTTCGTAGACATCTTCCATGGTGGGAGCGGTCACGTTCATGTAGTGACCCTTGCGCTCCCCAGTGACCTGCTCCGCCTTCATCACCGCCTCCTGGGCGTAGAGGAAGCGGTCCCGCCAGCGCATGAAGGGCTGGGAGTTGATGTTCTCGTCGTCCTTGGTGAAGTCAAGGC is part of the Thermus caldilimi genome and harbors:
- a CDS encoding AAA family ATPase, with protein sequence MQETQGRNLAVVKNPEIEAVLETLDRELVGLRPVKQRIREIAAYLSVDKLRRELGLTADRPTLHMAFVGPPGTGKTTVALRMATILHKLGYIRRDHLVVASRDDLVGQYIGHTAPKTKEVLKRAMGGVLFIDEAYSLYRAENERDYGQETIEILLQVMENQREDLVVILAGYKDRMEEFFALNPGMRSRIAHHIEFPPYGAEELFQIGKLMLEKQGYRFAEEAEKAFLEYLERRMRLPNFAYARSVRNALDRFKLRQAYRLYQKAGPVTPEELMTITADDIYASSVFREEGKEEEDAP
- a CDS encoding ribulose bisphosphate carboxylase small subunit encodes the protein MRITQGTFSYLPDLTDEEIRAQIEYIIRNGWAVAIEYTDDPSPYNVYWNMWGLPMFDLEDAAAAMYEFQKCREAFPNHYIKINGYDPSPMWQAQRVSFIAHRPKKEPGFRLHRQLWSDGRRLKYTLEAYATMRPEGERYQE
- a CDS encoding form I ribulose bisphosphate carboxylase large subunit, producing MAAGYAGKGKYSKAGVLEYKQMGYWDPDYEPKDTDTIALFRVTPQPGVEPEEAAAAVAGESSTATWTVVWTDRLTYLDRYRAKAFRVEPVPGNPEQYFAWIAYDLALFEEGSIANMTSSIIGNVFGFKALKALRLEDLRIPVAYLKTFKGAPHGIPVERDMLNKYGRPLLGATVKPKLGLSGRNYGRVVYEALAGGLDFTKDDENINSQPFMRWRDRFLYAQEAVMKAEQVTGERKGHYMNVTAPTMEDVYERLEFAKEIGSIIVMVDLTMGYTALQSVSNWCHRNGMILHLHRASHATFTRQKNHGINFRVLAKWMRMLGVDHIHAGTAVGKLEGDPNLVRGYYDILREQYVKADPVKGIYFDQDWGYLPAVMPVASGGIHAGQMHLLLSLFGDDVVLQFGGGTIGHPMGIQAGATANRVALEAMVKARNEGRDILAEGPEILKKAAQHSPALAAALDTWGSVTFDFASTDTPDVLPTPSN